A single genomic interval of Flammeovirga agarivorans harbors:
- a CDS encoding fibronectin type III domain-containing protein has product MNKKIQLFYFFILFAHLTFAKDIYVSAGGDNGNDGTSLENAVADLNAAFLLTSHDDVIIVDGTAGVIYHPSAFGVSKRLNIKGQNNAIIDAKLADGTINNKIFNYTHTGDGTYLTVENITFKNGNGYFGTGYQQGGGFLVKTTGILTFKDCVFEGHTSTKHGGVFSIQQGTVVFESCVFNNNTLASSNGGVIYAESDLPVDITLSECLFTNNVVGNHGGVFNLLFKDHATDTNAKSFKVINSTFYNNSCTKSGGVLNDISTGAATIELENITISDNKTDGNSGNSGGLMLNSTTSTYLIENSIIYGNKSFANGEVISDLSMNDAAKITIKSSIFGAIIKNDLAIIEDTDNVNTSIDDSSIYGTVESATNDNIPVLTLTYDAVNGVFTFADDALPVDFADATLLSGSDEHSLLEDQLGKVRKVENNKIDAGAYQLDGSITVDEVLTDNTPPTDPSNIAFSTVTETSFDVSWTAATDAVLFGHYEVQLNDETPISTTELSTSFSDLTLSTEYTVKVTAVDFNGNKSNVVEAKQTTAGMITPVIPTDLAVANVTSVSAVVSWQSTEPSGLTYVVIEGTNEYETSELTYTLEGLIPATEYSITVKSKNENDEISEASTTLTFTTSSYVPKTIYVKAGDDAGNDGLSPEAPVATIISAYNKAEDGDVIEVDGTIVYDTSIGIKKNITIRGVNNATLDAQDALKFFNFDKSEEDSYLNLENITFKGSNGKYNGGNAQVGGAMLLNSPGKVKISGCTFEGNTTSLNGGVIAFQNGELDIIKSVFKNNTISSAEGSTASGSVLHVSSTAKSVKLNIDQSVFRENTSLKHGGVINVETNASGNRFDISIQNSTIYGNQTATAGGVIFLGNTGVGTLDLTNVTITNNSTLANGGNCGGIRSINEDAVVTINNSIIYGNWSNFGQSTQVMSDVSTNDYTNFTVNHSIIGALVSSNTLSGVEYVNGTVSGSTASDVPELTLEAINDDNVVAFASDAIAANFGSASYLSAAPANGTFLVDQLDNVRKVKEGKIDVGAYQVDAKVNVEDALNDNVVPSDVTNIVFSEVEYSSFVVTWDASTDNTDVDYYKVQLGEEDQISVFGLTYKFEELEAETAYEVKVIAVDIAGNMSNVVSNTTTTAEAPVSFPTPVLPTNVMVSDISQTEATVTWDDPAVEGLSFEVKVGDDIFETTELTYTLEGLTANTDYEVSVLSKNENDEKSSETELVSFKTLEEVAQEEKTLYVSTSGDDGQDGLSLETALATLNKAVELSNPKDKIIIDGTVSQTQVAAIVHELEIVGQNNATIDAGNTTKILTYSDVTEGTSLVIENVRFINANGDNNGVAEVGGAIQMSSVGELKLVNCSFENNTSAKPAGTLIIQNGVVNIYGTSFINNKADLQENSEGELVGSNAGAILVNSGANEVFLNVYESYFKGNSSTNHGGAITMEGTANNNNVYIKNSTISENSTVNAGGAIFIGNNVPGSLVLENVTLTKNETTNNSGNGAGIRVVSGVVTLQINNSILAHNLSSVGKAEEIYSDISLKPNPNISVNSSIISSVLEGDAYGTFTADDNVLFGKLSGSTLTDEPTLVINDINDDGVVTFAADALPVGFAKSDLATKADDHNLLVDQLGFVRAVKNGRIDCGAYQLDGKYDLATVLNDSEAPSAVANLSISESNVTSLTASWEAATDNLDIAFYELMLNDGTPTFADGSSTSYTFEDLTAETGYTVKVIAHDYAGNTSSAEEVSGETEEVPDDLPIPVVPTNVVVSTITQNSAVVTWDDPAVEGLSFRVLIGDDTYDADNNSVTIDGLSPNTEYTLTVVSLNAANELSESSDEVMFTTLEEQTGEEGDQKDIYVSSTGNNDNDGLTLENAVADLVTAYNLAVDGDRIIIDGTVNHNSYFAFVKRLEVIGQNNATLDASNSTKFFGYTDKNDGASLKLENITFVNGNSMIPGDGGAVGQLGGAILINSSGEVEINNCTFSNNTTTKGGGALAIQSGTVNIIGSTFVGNETVVDGDFSPNGGAILINSGAGDCNVNIYQTLIKDNVSVSHGGGIIIEGVTNNNKVFIQNSTLYNNVTTNAGGAIFIAGKDVGKLTVENSTLTKNYTLNNTGNAAGIRSVNLEYEVLVNNSIIYNNMSFYNSGNELMSDISFKVGVVAEINSSILGSVVESNNNAMFTGDGRTQYGTIVGSTLSNVPSLTLYDIDDRGVVGFDEDALPVGFAKVEFYTKDENSQYMADQLDNLRLSQEGRIDCGAYQLDGSINVSDLENDSQAPTDPANVTVTSVSTKSITLEWDISTDDVAVSHYLVSINDEEPISVLENEYTFTGLSELTTYTMTVQAVDYVDNKSEVITITQQTDGLKEPLLPTDIEVTEITASTAKVSWTVADTKGLTFVVSLQGEWFETEESSIELTGLDNDREYSVTVFSRNEDGETSEESEAVFFTTLAENVISSLDPSQIQFNAFPNPSTDLMTVKVGLSNYNVEVYDLSGRKVYTIDNVDQECTLQLKTGVYVLRILSKEYTLTKRVVFN; this is encoded by the coding sequence ATGAACAAAAAAATACAACTCTTTTATTTCTTCATACTTTTTGCTCATCTCACCTTTGCTAAAGACATTTATGTTTCTGCAGGGGGAGATAATGGTAATGATGGAACTTCGCTAGAAAATGCAGTCGCAGATTTAAATGCCGCATTTTTATTAACATCTCATGATGATGTAATTATCGTTGATGGTACTGCTGGTGTTATTTATCATCCAAGTGCTTTTGGGGTCTCTAAGAGATTAAACATCAAAGGGCAAAACAATGCTATTATTGATGCAAAATTAGCAGACGGTACTATTAACAATAAGATCTTTAATTATACCCATACAGGTGATGGTACTTACTTAACAGTGGAGAACATCACATTCAAAAATGGTAACGGATATTTTGGTACTGGTTATCAACAAGGTGGTGGATTCTTGGTAAAAACTACAGGTATCTTAACTTTTAAAGATTGTGTATTTGAAGGACATACATCTACAAAACATGGTGGTGTATTTTCAATTCAACAAGGTACTGTTGTTTTTGAGTCTTGTGTATTTAATAACAATACTTTAGCAAGCTCTAATGGTGGTGTTATTTATGCAGAATCAGATCTACCTGTTGATATTACTTTATCTGAATGCTTATTTACAAATAATGTTGTAGGAAATCATGGTGGAGTATTTAATCTACTTTTTAAAGACCATGCTACAGACACTAATGCAAAAAGCTTTAAAGTAATTAATAGTACTTTTTATAATAACTCTTGTACAAAGTCTGGAGGTGTATTAAACGATATTAGTACAGGTGCAGCAACCATCGAGCTTGAGAATATAACAATTTCTGATAATAAAACAGATGGAAATTCTGGGAACTCAGGTGGATTAATGTTGAATAGTACAACATCAACATACCTTATAGAGAACAGTATTATTTATGGTAACAAGTCATTTGCTAATGGAGAAGTAATCTCTGATTTATCAATGAACGATGCTGCTAAAATCACTATTAAGTCTTCTATATTTGGAGCTATCATTAAAAATGATTTGGCCATTATCGAGGATACTGACAATGTGAATACTTCAATAGATGATTCATCTATTTATGGTACAGTAGAATCGGCTACAAATGATAATATTCCTGTTCTTACTTTAACATATGATGCTGTAAATGGTGTATTTACTTTTGCTGATGATGCATTACCTGTAGACTTTGCAGATGCAACGTTATTATCTGGAAGTGATGAACACTCATTGTTAGAGGATCAATTAGGCAAAGTCAGAAAAGTTGAAAATAATAAAATTGATGCGGGTGCCTATCAGTTAGATGGTTCTATTACTGTAGATGAAGTGTTAACGGATAATACTCCACCAACAGATCCAAGTAATATTGCTTTCTCAACAGTTACAGAAACTAGTTTTGATGTTTCTTGGACGGCAGCTACAGATGCGGTATTGTTCGGTCATTATGAAGTGCAATTGAACGATGAAACACCAATCTCAACAACAGAGTTATCGACATCTTTCAGTGACCTAACATTGAGTACTGAATATACTGTAAAGGTAACTGCTGTGGACTTTAATGGTAATAAATCAAATGTAGTTGAAGCAAAACAAACAACTGCAGGAATGATTACTCCTGTTATTCCAACAGACCTTGCAGTAGCAAATGTTACTTCTGTTTCTGCAGTAGTTTCATGGCAATCTACAGAGCCTTCAGGATTAACTTATGTAGTTATCGAAGGTACTAACGAATACGAAACTTCTGAACTTACTTATACATTAGAAGGTCTAATACCTGCTACTGAATACTCAATTACAGTAAAGTCAAAAAATGAAAATGATGAGATCTCAGAAGCAAGTACTACGTTAACGTTTACAACATCATCGTATGTTCCAAAAACGATTTATGTAAAAGCAGGAGATGATGCAGGCAATGATGGTCTTTCACCAGAGGCGCCAGTAGCTACTATAATAAGTGCTTACAATAAAGCTGAAGATGGGGATGTAATTGAAGTTGATGGTACAATCGTTTATGATACATCAATCGGAATTAAAAAGAACATTACTATTAGAGGCGTTAATAACGCAACTTTAGATGCTCAAGATGCATTGAAGTTCTTCAACTTCGATAAATCGGAAGAGGATAGTTATTTAAATTTGGAAAACATTACTTTCAAAGGTAGTAACGGTAAATACAATGGTGGTAATGCTCAAGTGGGTGGTGCTATGTTGTTAAACTCACCAGGTAAAGTAAAGATTTCTGGATGTACTTTTGAAGGAAATACAACTTCATTAAATGGCGGTGTAATTGCTTTCCAAAATGGTGAACTTGATATCATCAAATCAGTATTCAAAAACAATACTATTTCTTCTGCAGAAGGATCAACTGCAAGTGGTAGTGTGCTTCATGTTTCTTCAACAGCAAAATCAGTAAAATTAAATATCGACCAAAGTGTATTTAGAGAAAATACTTCTTTAAAGCATGGTGGTGTGATCAATGTTGAAACGAATGCAAGTGGTAACAGATTTGATATCTCTATTCAGAACTCAACAATATACGGTAACCAAACGGCTACTGCAGGCGGTGTTATTTTCTTAGGAAATACAGGTGTAGGTACATTAGATCTTACAAACGTGACCATAACGAATAATAGCACTCTAGCTAACGGAGGAAACTGTGGTGGTATCCGCTCAATTAATGAGGATGCAGTAGTAACAATCAATAACTCTATTATTTATGGTAACTGGTCTAACTTTGGTCAGAGTACACAAGTAATGTCAGATGTTTCTACAAACGATTATACAAACTTCACAGTCAATCACAGTATCATTGGAGCATTGGTATCTTCGAACACACTTAGTGGTGTGGAATATGTAAACGGAACAGTAAGCGGATCAACTGCAAGTGATGTTCCTGAGTTAACATTAGAGGCAATCAATGATGACAATGTTGTTGCTTTTGCAAGTGATGCAATTGCTGCAAACTTTGGTTCTGCATCTTACTTATCAGCTGCTCCAGCAAATGGTACTTTCTTAGTAGATCAGTTAGATAATGTAAGAAAAGTAAAAGAAGGTAAAATCGATGTTGGTGCTTACCAAGTAGATGCAAAAGTAAATGTTGAGGATGCATTAAATGATAATGTAGTTCCTTCAGATGTCACGAATATTGTATTCAGCGAAGTTGAATATAGTTCATTTGTAGTAACATGGGATGCATCAACAGATAACACAGATGTTGATTATTACAAAGTTCAGTTAGGTGAAGAAGATCAGATCTCAGTATTTGGTTTAACATATAAGTTCGAAGAATTAGAAGCGGAAACTGCCTATGAGGTGAAAGTAATTGCAGTTGATATCGCTGGAAATATGTCAAATGTAGTGAGTAATACAACGACTACAGCAGAAGCTCCAGTTTCTTTCCCTACTCCAGTTCTTCCAACAAATGTAATGGTATCAGACATTTCTCAAACGGAGGCAACAGTGACTTGGGATGACCCTGCAGTTGAAGGTTTATCATTTGAAGTAAAAGTTGGTGATGACATATTTGAGACTACAGAGCTTACATACACTCTGGAAGGTCTTACTGCCAATACGGATTATGAAGTGTCTGTTCTTTCTAAAAACGAAAATGATGAGAAATCATCTGAAACAGAACTTGTATCATTTAAAACATTAGAGGAGGTAGCTCAAGAAGAAAAAACACTTTATGTAAGTACTAGTGGTGATGATGGACAAGATGGTCTTTCATTAGAAACAGCATTAGCAACTTTAAATAAAGCAGTTGAACTATCAAATCCTAAGGATAAAATTATCATTGACGGTACAGTGAGTCAAACGCAAGTAGCTGCAATCGTTCATGAATTAGAAATTGTTGGTCAAAACAATGCAACAATTGATGCAGGTAATACGACAAAGATCTTAACGTATTCAGATGTTACTGAAGGAACTTCATTAGTAATAGAAAATGTTCGTTTCATCAATGCAAATGGTGATAATAATGGTGTAGCTGAAGTAGGTGGTGCCATTCAGATGAGTAGTGTGGGTGAATTGAAATTGGTGAATTGCTCATTTGAAAATAACACATCAGCAAAACCAGCCGGAACGCTTATTATCCAAAATGGTGTGGTAAATATTTACGGAACATCATTTATAAATAACAAAGCGGATTTACAAGAGAACTCTGAGGGTGAACTTGTTGGTTCAAATGCAGGAGCAATTTTGGTTAATTCAGGTGCAAATGAAGTTTTCTTAAATGTTTATGAATCGTACTTCAAAGGGAATAGTTCTACAAACCATGGTGGTGCTATTACTATGGAAGGAACAGCAAATAATAACAATGTTTATATAAAGAACTCAACAATATCAGAAAACTCAACAGTTAACGCTGGTGGTGCGATATTTATTGGTAATAATGTTCCAGGATCTCTAGTTTTAGAAAATGTTACATTGACAAAAAATGAAACAACAAATAATTCTGGTAACGGCGCTGGTATTAGAGTAGTAAGTGGAGTGGTTACACTTCAGATCAATAACTCAATCTTAGCTCACAATTTGAGTAGTGTTGGAAAAGCAGAAGAAATCTATTCAGATATATCTTTGAAGCCTAATCCAAATATAAGTGTAAACTCATCAATTATTTCATCTGTTCTTGAAGGTGATGCTTATGGTACGTTTACTGCTGATGACAATGTATTATTTGGTAAACTATCAGGTTCTACACTTACAGACGAACCAACATTGGTTATTAATGATATTAACGATGATGGTGTTGTCACATTTGCTGCGGATGCATTACCTGTAGGTTTTGCTAAGAGTGATTTGGCTACAAAAGCAGATGATCATAATCTTTTAGTGGATCAATTAGGTTTCGTAAGAGCAGTAAAAAATGGTCGTATCGACTGTGGTGCTTATCAGTTAGATGGTAAATATGATTTAGCTACTGTATTAAATGACAGTGAGGCTCCTTCAGCAGTTGCTAATCTTTCGATCTCAGAAAGTAATGTAACATCTTTAACGGCTTCATGGGAAGCAGCAACGGATAACCTTGATATTGCATTCTATGAATTGATGTTGAATGATGGCACACCAACATTTGCAGATGGTTCATCTACTTCATATACTTTTGAAGATCTGACTGCAGAAACAGGTTATACAGTGAAAGTGATTGCTCATGATTATGCGGGTAATACATCTTCTGCAGAAGAAGTTTCTGGAGAAACAGAGGAAGTACCTGATGATTTACCAATACCGGTTGTTCCTACGAATGTAGTAGTAAGTACTATCACACAAAATTCAGCAGTAGTTACTTGGGATGATCCAGCTGTCGAAGGTTTATCTTTCAGAGTTTTGATTGGAGATGATACATATGATGCTGACAATAATTCAGTGACAATCGATGGCTTATCACCAAATACAGAATATACACTTACTGTGGTTTCTTTAAATGCTGCCAACGAACTTTCAGAAAGCAGTGATGAAGTGATGTTCACAACATTAGAAGAGCAAACAGGAGAGGAAGGCGATCAAAAAGATATCTATGTAAGTAGTACTGGTAATAATGATAACGATGGTTTAACATTAGAAAATGCTGTAGCCGATTTAGTAACTGCCTATAATTTAGCTGTTGATGGAGACAGAATTATTATTGATGGTACGGTGAATCATAATTCTTATTTTGCTTTCGTAAAACGATTGGAAGTTATTGGTCAGAATAATGCGACGCTAGATGCTTCTAACTCAACGAAGTTCTTTGGTTATACAGATAAAAATGATGGTGCTTCTCTTAAGTTAGAAAACATCACATTTGTGAATGGTAACAGTATGATACCTGGAGACGGTGGTGCTGTTGGTCAATTAGGTGGTGCAATTTTAATCAATTCTTCTGGAGAGGTTGAAATTAATAATTGTACATTCAGTAATAATACAACAACCAAAGGTGGTGGTGCATTAGCAATTCAATCAGGTACTGTTAATATTATAGGATCTACTTTCGTAGGTAATGAAACGGTAGTTGATGGAGATTTCTCACCTAATGGTGGTGCAATCCTAATTAATTCAGGAGCTGGTGATTGTAATGTGAATATCTATCAGACTTTGATTAAAGACAATGTATCTGTTAGCCATGGTGGAGGTATCATTATTGAAGGTGTTACTAATAATAATAAGGTATTTATTCAGAACTCTACCCTTTACAACAATGTTACGACAAATGCAGGTGGTGCAATTTTCATTGCTGGTAAAGATGTAGGTAAGTTGACTGTAGAAAACAGTACTCTGACTAAAAACTATACATTAAATAATACAGGTAATGCCGCGGGTATTAGAAGTGTTAACCTGGAGTATGAGGTATTAGTGAACAACTCAATTATTTATAACAATATGAGTTTCTACAATTCTGGAAATGAGTTGATGTCAGATATTTCATTTAAAGTTGGAGTAGTTGCTGAAATAAATTCTTCAATTTTAGGTTCAGTTGTAGAGTCTAACAACAATGCAATGTTTACTGGTGACGGTAGAACGCAGTATGGTACTATTGTAGGATCAACTTTATCAAATGTTCCATCATTAACGTTATATGATATTGATGATAGAGGTGTAGTTGGTTTTGATGAAGACGCTTTGCCTGTAGGTTTTGCAAAAGTAGAATTCTACACAAAAGATGAAAATAGTCAGTATATGGCCGATCAATTAGACAACCTTCGTTTAAGTCAAGAAGGAAGAATTGATTGTGGAGCTTATCAATTAGATGGATCAATCAATGTAAGTGATTTAGAAAATGATTCACAAGCTCCTACTGATCCTGCTAACGTTACTGTAACTTCAGTATCTACAAAATCAATTACACTTGAGTGGGACATTTCTACAGATGATGTTGCTGTGTCACACTACCTTGTAAGTATTAATGACGAAGAGCCTATTAGTGTATTAGAAAATGAGTATACATTTACAGGACTTTCAGAATTGACTACATATACAATGACAGTTCAAGCAGTAGATTATGTAGATAACAAGTCAGAAGTGATCACTATCACACAACAAACTGATGGTTTAAAAGAGCCACTTTTACCTACTGACATTGAAGTAACTGAAATTACAGCTTCAACGGCAAAAGTAAGTTGGACTGTAGCAGATACTAAAGGACTAACTTTTGTAGTTAGCTTACAAGGTGAATGGTTCGAGACAGAAGAATCATCAATAGAATTAACAGGCCTAGATAACGATAGAGAATATAGTGTAACTGTATTTTCTAGAAATGAAGATGGAGAAACATCTGAAGAATCAGAAGCTGTATTCTTCACTACGTTAGCTGAAAATGTAATTTCTTCATTAGATCCAAGCCAGATTCAATTCAATGCTTTCCCTAACCCATCAACAGATCTTATGACGGTGAAGGTAGGGTTATCTAACTACAATGTTGAGGTGTATGACTTATCAGGTAGAAAAGTTTATACAATTGATAATGTAGATCAAGAATGTACACTACAATTAAAAACTGGTGTATATGTATTAAGAATTCTGTCTAAAGAATATACTTTGACAAAAAGAGTTGTCTTTAACTAA
- a CDS encoding glycoside hydrolase family 99-like domain-containing protein, which yields MKKMYSILVLALGLFACQQEEEITSEDHLINYDIEEVPVTEDYTVGALYVVNNWNPNIEEVPLAGQYVNADEEAMRQHILWADSGGVDYFLLRYSYPTVNVDNQIIDAFLRQNSDSLLNFALRYNPVQMNLTKENTLEQQGKKEAFIQSFKDMIPYFDQPNYQKIDDKYVVNMIAANRFYCDSIELVYEELRAEMSALGYDLYITGEQTGWTPPARFEHYYFNALDAVAFTNMFNNAWYDRHVFLPQSLDQHWQYSKDYYMTKGNIEMVPTVAPSIDPTINNPNATTFTIDRDSDFFWSLLNVAKKNVGPSRTIIVNSFNDWNFNTQLEPADSYGSTSLQLLKQQTKR from the coding sequence ATGAAAAAAATGTATAGCATTCTTGTTCTTGCTTTAGGTCTATTTGCCTGCCAACAAGAAGAAGAAATCACATCTGAGGATCACTTAATAAATTATGATATTGAGGAAGTTCCTGTTACTGAAGATTACACTGTAGGGGCGTTATATGTAGTAAATAACTGGAACCCTAACATTGAAGAAGTACCCCTAGCAGGACAGTATGTTAATGCTGATGAGGAAGCCATGAGACAGCACATTTTATGGGCCGACTCTGGAGGTGTAGACTATTTCCTTTTGAGATATTCATACCCTACAGTTAATGTAGATAACCAAATCATAGATGCATTCTTACGTCAAAACTCTGACAGTTTATTAAACTTTGCACTGCGTTACAATCCAGTACAAATGAATTTGACGAAGGAAAATACGTTAGAACAACAAGGGAAGAAAGAAGCTTTTATCCAATCATTTAAGGATATGATTCCTTATTTCGATCAACCAAATTATCAGAAAATAGATGATAAATATGTAGTGAATATGATCGCTGCAAACAGATTCTATTGCGATAGCATTGAGCTTGTTTATGAGGAATTAAGAGCAGAAATGAGTGCTTTAGGTTACGATTTATATATCACTGGTGAGCAAACAGGTTGGACACCTCCTGCAAGATTTGAACACTACTATTTTAATGCATTAGATGCCGTAGCATTTACGAATATGTTTAATAATGCATGGTATGATAGACATGTTTTCTTACCTCAGTCACTAGATCAACATTGGCAATACAGCAAAGATTATTATATGACAAAAGGTAATATTGAAATGGTACCTACGGTGGCTCCTTCTATTGACCCAACGATCAATAATCCTAATGCGACCACATTTACCATAGATAGGGACTCAGATTTCTTCTGGTCACTATTAAATGTAGCAAAGAAAAATGTGGGCCCATCTAGAACCATCATAGTTAACTCTTTTAATGATTGGAACTTTAATACCCAATTAGAACCTGCAGATAGCTATGGAAGTACATCTCTTCAATTATTAAAACAACAGACAAAAAGATAA
- a CDS encoding GH92 family glycosyl hydrolase produces the protein MKKKLLGVLLIGALGCQKLTEETKDKNISAAMDYVDPFIGTGFHGHTFPGATTPNGMVQLSPDTRFEGWDACGGYYYEDSSIVGFSHTHLSGTGIGDMGDVLMMPFTGKAKLSQGLPEAPDSGYRSRFSHEQESASPGYYNVKLQDYDIDVELTASPRVGFHQYTFPEAEEAGVIVDLSPTIHMHRSPKHEIRVISDTEIAGMKYTKGWANEHYIYFYAKFDKPFKASVFGNDKLIEGNVYEGKNAKALLSFSTDKGEKVKVKVGISNVDIEGAKNNLFSGIEDWDFYAQKEKAEALWSDKLSTIDIKGKSEEQKEIFYTSLYHSFISPMNYSDADHRYRTIDGKIKRDDNYDSYTVFSLWDTYRTLHPLMTIIEPSQNEKYIQTLLRKYDEGGILPKWELAGNYTGTMTGYHAVPVIVDAYRKGDRNFDINKAYKAMLETSTFSRDLKFVAHTESVREKLMPNAKLYNDSLGYIPADLENESVSKALEYAYNDYCIALLAKELGDEKVYKEYLERSKRYKQYYDSEEGFMRGKLSTGGWREPFNPRFSRHRKDDYTEGNAYQWSWYVPHDIDGLANLIGSKELMEEKLDTLFMTSSNLVGEDVSNDISGMIGQYAHGNEPSHHIAYMYNYVGAEHKTQYMADYLLQNHYSATPEGIIGNEDCGQMSAWFIMSSMGFYPMSPGETTYTVGRPLFDEVEVKLENGNTFEIVAHNNSYSNKYIDKVLLDGVQLNEPFIDHKDILSGKKLEFFMTSEPNVNAFKENLNLSKK, from the coding sequence ATGAAAAAGAAACTATTAGGTGTGTTACTTATTGGTGCTTTAGGTTGCCAAAAGTTAACAGAAGAAACTAAAGACAAAAACATATCCGCTGCAATGGATTATGTGGACCCATTTATTGGAACTGGCTTTCATGGACATACTTTCCCAGGTGCAACAACACCCAATGGTATGGTACAATTAAGTCCTGATACTAGATTCGAAGGATGGGATGCTTGTGGAGGTTATTATTATGAAGACTCTTCTATCGTTGGTTTTTCACATACTCACTTATCAGGTACTGGTATCGGAGATATGGGAGACGTATTGATGATGCCTTTTACGGGAAAAGCAAAATTATCTCAAGGGCTTCCTGAAGCTCCAGATTCTGGATATCGATCACGTTTTTCTCATGAACAAGAAAGTGCATCACCAGGGTATTACAATGTCAAATTACAAGATTATGATATCGATGTAGAGTTAACGGCATCACCAAGAGTAGGTTTTCATCAGTATACTTTCCCAGAGGCTGAAGAAGCAGGTGTTATTGTAGACCTTTCTCCAACCATCCATATGCACAGAAGCCCTAAACATGAGATTAGAGTTATCAGTGATACGGAAATTGCAGGTATGAAATACACAAAAGGTTGGGCGAATGAGCATTATATCTATTTCTATGCAAAGTTTGACAAACCTTTTAAAGCTTCGGTTTTCGGTAACGACAAGCTTATTGAAGGAAATGTATATGAAGGGAAAAATGCGAAAGCATTATTAAGTTTCAGTACAGACAAGGGGGAAAAGGTAAAAGTGAAGGTAGGTATCAGTAATGTTGATATTGAAGGTGCTAAAAATAACCTTTTCTCAGGTATTGAAGATTGGGATTTTTATGCTCAGAAAGAAAAAGCTGAAGCTTTATGGTCGGATAAGTTATCAACAATAGACATTAAAGGTAAGAGTGAAGAACAAAAGGAAATTTTCTATACATCACTATACCACTCTTTTATTTCTCCTATGAACTATTCTGATGCAGATCATAGATATAGAACTATTGATGGGAAAATAAAAAGAGATGATAATTACGATTCATATACAGTATTCTCGTTATGGGACACTTACAGAACATTACACCCATTAATGACAATTATTGAGCCTTCTCAGAATGAAAAGTATATCCAAACATTATTACGTAAGTATGATGAAGGTGGTATCTTACCAAAATGGGAGTTAGCGGGTAACTACACAGGAACAATGACAGGTTATCATGCAGTACCCGTAATTGTTGATGCATACAGAAAAGGAGATCGTAATTTTGATATCAATAAAGCTTACAAAGCGATGTTGGAAACAAGTACGTTCTCAAGAGACTTAAAATTTGTGGCTCATACTGAATCAGTTAGAGAGAAGCTAATGCCTAATGCTAAATTATACAACGATTCTTTAGGGTATATCCCAGCAGATCTTGAAAATGAATCAGTGTCAAAAGCATTAGAGTATGCATATAATGATTATTGTATCGCACTACTTGCAAAAGAACTAGGAGATGAGAAAGTATACAAGGAGTATCTTGAAAGATCTAAGAGATACAAACAATACTACGATTCTGAAGAAGGTTTCATGAGAGGAAAGCTAAGTACTGGTGGATGGAGAGAACCATTTAACCCAAGATTTAGTAGACACCGTAAGGATGACTATACCGAAGGTAATGCTTACCAATGGAGTTGGTATGTACCACATGATATCGATGGGTTAGCAAATCTTATTGGTAGTAAAGAATTGATGGAGGAAAAATTAGACACATTGTTTATGACAAGTTCTAATTTAGTAGGTGAAGATGTAAGTAATGATATCTCGGGTATGATTGGACAATATGCTCATGGTAACGAACCTAGTCATCATATTGCGTATATGTATAATTATGTTGGTGCTGAACACAAAACTCAGTACATGGCAGACTACTTATTACAAAACCACTATTCTGCAACTCCTGAAGGAATTATAGGTAATGAAGATTGTGGTCAGATGTCTGCTTGGTTTATTATGAGTAGTATGGGATTCTACCCAATGAGCCCTGGTGAGACAACATATACTGTAGGTCGACCATTGTTCGATGAAGTTGAAGTAAAATTAGAAAATGGTAACACTTTTGAAATTGTAGCTCATAATAATAGCTATAGTAACAAGTATATTGACAAAGTACTTTTAGACGGTGTTCAATTGAATGAGCCATTTATTGATCATAAAGATATTTTAAGCGGTAAGAAATTAGAATTCTTTATGACAAGTGAACCGAATGTAAATGCTTTTAAAGAGAATTTGAACCTTTCTAAAAAATAA